From a region of the Oryzias melastigma strain HK-1 linkage group LG4, ASM292280v2, whole genome shotgun sequence genome:
- the LOC112136758 gene encoding histamine H3 receptor, with the protein MKESYNDSGRRLSMGAHILESNFSGNLTPAVTEAGTVFPGYLVVILSVLMVTLVIVVVAGNALVIMAFVVDKTLRIQSNYFFLNLAISDFLVGAFCIPVYIPYNLTGRWMLGKGLCKVWLVMDYLLCTASVFNIVLISYDRFLSVTRAVKYRAQRNMTRQAVLKMVAVWVLAFFLYGPAIIFWEAIVGQSIVPAHECYAEFYFTWYFLLSASTFEFFTPFVSVAFFNLSIYLNIHQRNKNWNACAEDEPEPPRKPKRRKDGGGWSVFFVKTRKVTSSEPAAISAVIEDEDVLSPSSSGCPDTSQIFVQREKFSPHRKNSRLFQQTASCMPPGRRTPGSRLSRDKKIAKSLAIIVCIFGICWAPYTLLMIIRAACSGECVANYWYEMTFWLLWLNSAINPFLYPLCHTSFRRAFSKILCPKRQSVQPQIEAQSC; encoded by the exons ATGAAGGAAAGCTACAATGATTCGGGTCGCAGATTAAGTATGGGCGCGCACATCCTGGAGTCCAACTTCAGCGGGAACTTGACGCCTGCAGTGACGGAGGCTGGGACCGTGTTCCCCGGCTACCTGGTGGTGATCCTGTCGGTGCTCATGGTGACCCTGGTCATTGTTGTGGTTGCTGGGAACGCGCTGGTCATCATGGCTTTTGTTGTGGATAAAACGCTAAGAATTCAAAGCAACTACTTCTTTCTGAATCTCGCCATTTCAGATTTTCTCGTGG GTGCCTTCTGCATCCCGGTGTACATCCCTTACAACCTGACCGGCAGGTGGATGCTGGGGAAGGGTCTCTGCAAAGTGTGGCTGGTCATGGATTACCTGCTGTGCACCGCCTCGGTCTTCAACATCGTCCTCATCAGTTATGACCGCTTCCTCTCTGTCACGAGAGCA GTCAAATACCGAGCTCAGAGGAACATGACCCGCCAAGCCGTGCTGAAGATGGTGGCTGTGTGGGTGCTGGCCTTCTTCCTCTATGGTCCTGCCATCATCTTCTGGGAGGCAATAGTGGGTCAGAGCATCGTACCAGCCCACGAATGCTACGCGGAATTCTACTTCACCTGGTACTTCCTGCTCAGCGCTTCTACGTTTGAGTTCTTCACTCCGTTTGTGTCCGTGGCTTTCTTTAACCTCAGCATCTACCTGAATATCCACCAGAGGAATAAGAACTGGAACGCCTGTGCTGAAGACGAGCCCGAGCCTCCAAGGAAACCTAAAAGACGCAAAGATGGAGGAGGCTGGTCAGTGTTTTTTGTTAAGACTCGTAAAGTGACGTCCAGCGAGCCTGCAGCCATCTCTGCGGTCATAGAGGACGAGGACGTCCTGTCCCCCTCTTCCAGTGGCTGTCCTGACACCAGTCAGATCTTTGTGCAGAGGGAGAAGTTCTCCCCTCACAGGAAAAACTCCCGGCTGTTCCAGCAGACGGCCTCCTGCATGCCACCCGGCCGTAGAACTCCAGGGTCTCGTCTTTCTAGAGATAAAAAGATTGCCAAATCTTTGGCCATCATCGTCTGCATCTTTGGGATCTGCTGGGCTCCATACACACTGCTGATGATCATCCGTGCCGCCTGTAGCGGCGAATGTGTGGCAAACTACTGGTATGAGATGACCTTCTGGCTTCTGTGGCTGAACTCAGCCATCAACCCGTTCCTGTACCCTCTGTGCCACACTAGCTTCAGACGGGCTTTCTCCAAGATCCTCTGCCCGAAGAGACAGTCTGTCCAGCCTCAGATTGAGGCCCAGTCCTGTTAG